A single window of Pseudomonas lutea DNA harbors:
- a CDS encoding ABC transporter substrate-binding protein, whose product MLLRPALSLLLLTTSLHAALAAELIVGDQSYGARTVMEAAGVLDDLPYTLEWKQFTAGSPVAEALNAGSLDVGLLGDAPVLFLGALGAPIKVVGVSRQNLAGVAIVVGKDSTIKSVADLKGKRVAIWKGSWSQQLMLTALDKAGIARDAVEYRYLSALDASHALDGGSVDAIATWDPYVIQQERQGSRVIITAQNLIPAQSFIVANDRSITGKRELISDFIQRLQKARAWSVANKRNTDTYANAWAVLSKADPEVARRWFERSATVVLPITPQVISQAQQTIDFFNDAGLTKSYPAGTVFDDSFASAFKAVEQAPAQAAR is encoded by the coding sequence ATTCTGCTACGCCCTGCGTTATCCCTTCTTCTATTAACAACCTCTCTTCACGCCGCTCTGGCCGCCGAGCTGATCGTGGGCGACCAGAGCTACGGCGCGCGGACGGTCATGGAGGCGGCTGGCGTACTCGATGATTTGCCCTACACGCTGGAGTGGAAGCAGTTCACTGCGGGCTCGCCCGTAGCAGAAGCGTTGAACGCGGGCAGTCTGGACGTCGGCTTGCTGGGTGACGCGCCGGTCTTATTTCTCGGTGCGTTGGGCGCCCCGATCAAAGTGGTGGGCGTGTCCCGGCAAAACCTCGCGGGCGTGGCGATCGTGGTCGGTAAGGACTCAACAATCAAATCGGTGGCGGACCTTAAGGGCAAGCGCGTGGCCATCTGGAAAGGGTCGTGGAGCCAGCAGTTGATGCTGACCGCGCTGGACAAGGCCGGCATTGCCCGGGACGCGGTCGAGTACCGCTACCTCAGTGCCCTGGACGCGTCTCATGCTCTGGATGGCGGTTCGGTTGATGCCATCGCCACCTGGGACCCCTATGTGATTCAGCAGGAACGGCAAGGCAGCCGGGTGATCATCACCGCGCAGAACCTGATTCCGGCGCAGAGCTTCATCGTCGCCAATGACCGCTCGATTACCGGCAAGCGCGAGTTGATCAGCGATTTCATCCAGCGCCTGCAAAAGGCGCGGGCCTGGTCCGTGGCCAACAAGCGAAACACCGACACCTATGCCAATGCCTGGGCGGTCCTGTCCAAAGCGGACCCGGAAGTGGCGCGGCGCTGGTTCGAGCGTTCTGCGACGGTGGTATTGCCCATCACGCCGCAAGTCATCAGTCAGGCCCAACAGACCATCGACTTTTTCAACGACGCCGGGCTGACGAAATCCTATCCGGCTGGCACTGTGTTCGATGACTCGTTCGCCTCCGCTTTCAAGGCTGTAGAGCAGGCTCCGGCACAAGCGGCGCGTTGA
- a CDS encoding acyl-CoA dehydrogenase family protein, producing the protein MNAGVQWQAAPTPDVESDAAFAARLQGITQRLAETAQHYDESAEFPHANFRLLHEHGLLGLTVEAALGGGDADLEKARQVISAVARGEPSTALILVMQYLQHARMREAKNWPDPLYRQVALDAVRNGALINALRVEPDLGSPSRGGLPATIARRTAEGWRIDGRKIYSTGSHGLTWLNVWARSDDVDPRVGVWLVPRNSPGVRIVEDWDHLGMRATSSHEVIFDNVLVPLEHAVNTSPARSPQPELDAIGLLWMAVLLSSVYDGIAQSARDWLVDFLEQRAPSNLGASLSTLPRFQEVLGHIDTLLFANRTLLQAASHGLTPPAHAAQIKYLVTSNAIRAVELAIEATGNPGLSRSNPLQRHYRNVLCGRVHTPQNDVVLQGVGKAVFAGRAVKL; encoded by the coding sequence ATGAACGCAGGTGTGCAGTGGCAAGCCGCCCCGACGCCGGACGTTGAGTCAGATGCCGCGTTTGCCGCGCGTTTGCAGGGCATCACCCAGCGGTTGGCCGAAACCGCGCAGCACTACGATGAAAGCGCTGAATTCCCCCACGCCAACTTCCGTTTGCTGCACGAGCACGGCTTACTTGGGCTGACTGTCGAGGCTGCACTGGGTGGCGGCGATGCCGATCTCGAAAAAGCACGGCAGGTGATCAGCGCCGTGGCGCGGGGTGAACCGTCCACTGCGTTGATTCTGGTCATGCAGTACCTTCAGCATGCGCGGATGCGCGAGGCCAAAAACTGGCCTGACCCTCTCTACCGGCAAGTGGCGCTTGATGCGGTAAGAAACGGCGCGCTGATCAATGCCCTGCGGGTTGAGCCGGACCTGGGTTCGCCTTCGCGCGGTGGGCTGCCGGCGACAATTGCACGCCGCACCGCAGAAGGATGGCGGATCGACGGCCGCAAGATTTACTCGACAGGCAGCCACGGTCTGACCTGGCTGAATGTCTGGGCGCGCAGCGATGACGTCGATCCGCGCGTGGGCGTTTGGCTGGTGCCCAGGAACAGCCCGGGTGTGCGCATTGTCGAGGACTGGGACCATTTGGGCATGCGCGCGACGTCCAGCCACGAGGTGATTTTCGACAACGTGCTGGTGCCGCTCGAGCATGCCGTCAACACCAGCCCGGCAAGGTCTCCCCAGCCAGAGCTGGATGCGATCGGTTTGCTGTGGATGGCGGTGCTGCTGTCGTCGGTCTATGACGGCATCGCGCAATCGGCACGGGACTGGCTGGTGGATTTCCTGGAGCAACGCGCGCCCTCAAATCTTGGCGCATCGCTGTCGACGCTGCCGCGCTTTCAGGAAGTGCTCGGCCACATCGACACGCTGCTGTTCGCCAACAGGACATTGCTGCAAGCGGCGAGCCACGGCTTGACGCCGCCCGCCCATGCAGCGCAGATCAAATACCTGGTGACCAGCAACGCAATCCGTGCGGTCGAGTTGGCCATCGAGGCAACCGGCAACCCCGGCCTGTCGCGAAGCAACCCGCTGCAACGACACTACCGCAACGTACTCTGCGGCCGCGTGCACACGCCGCAGAATGACGTGGTGTTGCAAGGGGTGGGCAAAGCGGTATTTGCGGGGCGTGCGGTCAAATTGTGA
- a CDS encoding molybdopterin guanine dinucleotide-containing S/N-oxide reductase, protein MGFTSLHWGVYRPRVVNGRLTGMDPAHWDGDPSPIGASIPGAIDSTTRIRRPAVRRSFLERFDDHPALRNPHLRGNEAFIEVSWDVALDLVATELTRVKGEHGNQAIFGGSYGWGSAGRFHHAQSQLHRFLNSYGGYAYSVDSYSLGAGRVLMPHIVGNMDWLLAAHTSWQNLAEHCELFVAFGGLPVKNAQCSPGGASDHLVSSGIRQMSNAGVRFVNVSPLRDDLLGPEHTEWLAVRPGTDTALMMALCWVLVDEGLHNEAFLREYTVGHERFIEYVRGAADGVAKTPEWAALLTDIPAYRITELAREMAAKRTMINVAYSLQRAQFGEQPFWMTVTLAAMLGQIGLPGGGFGLGYGCMNNTGSGRKAFSGPRFSQGVNPVKAFIPVARVTDMLLHPGESFDYNGQRHVYPDIRLVYWAGGNIFHHHQDINRLLTAWQRPETIVVHEQFWTAQAKHADIVLPATTALERDDIGSAASDRFMIAMHQAIEPVGEARDDYAIFAELSRRLGCESLFTEGRDAGQWLRLLYEESRPRARSFAIELPEFEQFWHEGLIELDYPLDETVLLRAFREDPLGNPLQTPSGKIEIFSETIAGFGYADCPGHPVWLDKPAPLLPLHLLSNQPKTRLHSQYDHGSYSQASKIQGREPMTISPQDALARGICEGDVVRVYNSRGAFLAGVRVSDDIRPGVVQIATGAWFDPLVKGQANSLEIHGNPNVVTEDVGASSLSQGCSAQTVSVEVEKWHGELPAITAFAPPEMLA, encoded by the coding sequence ATGGGCTTCACCTCGCTGCATTGGGGCGTTTACCGTCCGCGCGTTGTCAACGGGCGTCTAACAGGCATGGACCCGGCGCACTGGGACGGGGACCCTTCACCGATCGGTGCGTCCATTCCGGGTGCGATCGACTCAACCACGCGCATCCGTCGGCCCGCCGTGCGGCGCAGTTTTCTTGAGCGCTTTGACGATCACCCGGCGTTGCGCAATCCGCATCTGCGCGGCAATGAAGCATTCATTGAGGTGTCGTGGGACGTCGCTCTGGACCTGGTGGCGACGGAGCTCACCCGGGTAAAAGGCGAGCACGGCAACCAGGCCATCTTCGGCGGCAGCTACGGCTGGGGCAGTGCAGGGCGCTTTCATCACGCCCAGAGTCAGTTGCACCGGTTTCTCAACAGTTATGGCGGCTACGCGTACAGCGTTGACAGTTACAGCCTTGGCGCGGGTCGTGTGTTGATGCCGCATATCGTCGGCAACATGGACTGGCTGCTGGCGGCGCACACGTCCTGGCAAAATCTGGCGGAGCATTGCGAGCTGTTCGTGGCATTCGGCGGCCTGCCCGTCAAGAACGCGCAATGCAGCCCCGGTGGCGCCAGCGATCATCTGGTCAGCAGCGGCATTCGTCAGATGTCCAACGCCGGCGTGCGCTTCGTCAATGTCAGCCCGTTGCGAGACGACCTGCTCGGGCCCGAGCATACTGAATGGCTGGCCGTGCGGCCCGGCACTGACACGGCGTTAATGATGGCGCTGTGTTGGGTGCTGGTGGATGAAGGGCTGCACAATGAGGCCTTCCTGCGCGAGTACACCGTGGGCCATGAGCGGTTCATCGAGTATGTGCGTGGCGCAGCCGATGGTGTGGCCAAGACGCCCGAGTGGGCGGCTTTACTGACAGATATCCCCGCTTACCGCATCACTGAACTTGCACGCGAGATGGCCGCGAAGCGCACCATGATCAACGTCGCTTATTCATTGCAGCGCGCGCAGTTTGGCGAGCAGCCATTCTGGATGACGGTGACGCTGGCGGCGATGCTGGGTCAGATCGGCCTGCCGGGCGGCGGGTTTGGTCTGGGTTATGGCTGCATGAACAACACCGGCAGCGGCCGCAAGGCATTTTCCGGGCCGCGCTTTTCTCAAGGGGTTAACCCGGTCAAGGCGTTCATACCGGTCGCGCGGGTGACCGACATGCTGCTTCACCCAGGTGAAAGCTTTGATTACAACGGCCAGCGTCATGTGTACCCGGACATACGGCTGGTGTATTGGGCTGGCGGCAATATTTTCCACCATCATCAGGACATCAACCGTCTGTTGACCGCCTGGCAGCGGCCGGAAACCATTGTCGTTCACGAACAGTTCTGGACGGCTCAGGCCAAACACGCAGATATCGTGCTGCCAGCCACCACTGCGCTGGAGCGCGATGACATCGGCAGCGCGGCGTCGGACCGCTTCATGATCGCCATGCATCAGGCAATCGAGCCGGTGGGGGAGGCGCGCGATGACTACGCAATTTTTGCCGAGCTGTCCCGTCGGCTGGGCTGTGAATCTCTGTTTACTGAAGGCCGCGACGCCGGGCAATGGCTGCGCTTGCTGTATGAAGAGTCGCGGCCGCGCGCCAGAAGCTTCGCCATTGAATTGCCCGAGTTTGAGCAATTCTGGCACGAAGGCCTGATCGAGCTGGATTACCCGCTCGATGAGACGGTGCTGCTGCGGGCGTTTCGTGAGGACCCGTTGGGGAACCCGCTGCAGACGCCTTCGGGCAAGATCGAGATATTCAGTGAAACGATCGCCGGGTTCGGTTATGCCGACTGCCCCGGCCATCCCGTGTGGCTGGACAAGCCCGCGCCATTGCTGCCCCTGCATCTGCTGTCGAATCAGCCGAAGACGCGCCTGCACAGCCAGTACGACCATGGAAGTTACAGTCAGGCGTCGAAAATACAGGGCCGTGAGCCGATGACGATCAGCCCGCAAGACGCCCTGGCGCGGGGGATTTGCGAGGGGGATGTGGTCCGGGTTTACAACAGCCGAGGCGCGTTTCTGGCCGGGGTGCGGGTGTCCGACGATATTCGGCCGGGCGTCGTGCAGATAGCCACAGGCGCCTGGTTTGATCCGCTGGTGAAAGGGCAAGCCAATAGCCTGGAAATACACGGCAACCCCAACGTGGTGACCGAGGATGTCGGTGCGTCGAGCCTGTCTCAGGGATGTTCGGCGCAGACGGTGTCGGTCGAGGTCGAAAAATGGCACGGCGAGCTGCCCGCCATCACCGCATTCGCGCCGCCGGAGATGTTGGCTTGA
- a CDS encoding ATP-binding protein produces the protein MDSRLNAFLERAESVLARLEPLLPAVRQPVDWETTLAARWVREGRVGYLMPLDVTLDMRLSDLIGVDRQREQLGRNTQQFIDGLPANHALLWGSRGTGKSSLVRALLAEHARAGLRLIEIERDHLGDLPRVVEQLQKLPQRFVLFCDDLSFESGEGDYRVLKSVLDGSLEQAPDNVLLYATSNRRHLVPEKESDNAHWQRGDDGEIHPSEAVEDKIALSDRFGLWLSFYPFTQEHFLDVVEHWVGELATKAGLQWQRDEALDIEAVRWATGRGNRNGRCAYQFARYWVGLKMLEQHP, from the coding sequence GTGGATTCTCGATTGAACGCATTTCTTGAGCGCGCCGAATCGGTACTGGCGCGGCTCGAACCCTTGCTGCCTGCCGTGCGGCAGCCCGTGGACTGGGAGACCACCCTGGCGGCGCGCTGGGTGCGCGAGGGTCGTGTCGGATACCTGATGCCACTCGACGTCACCCTGGACATGCGCCTGTCCGACCTCATCGGCGTCGACCGTCAGCGTGAGCAACTGGGCCGCAATACGCAGCAGTTCATCGACGGATTACCCGCCAACCATGCGCTGTTGTGGGGCTCTCGCGGTACAGGCAAGTCATCGCTGGTTCGCGCCCTGCTGGCCGAGCATGCCAGAGCGGGTCTGCGCCTGATCGAGATCGAGCGCGATCATCTGGGTGACCTGCCCCGCGTGGTCGAGCAACTGCAAAAGCTGCCACAGCGCTTCGTGTTGTTTTGCGATGACCTGTCGTTCGAATCCGGTGAAGGCGATTACCGCGTTCTTAAAAGTGTCCTCGACGGTTCGCTGGAGCAGGCGCCGGACAACGTTCTGCTGTACGCCACCTCCAACCGCCGCCACCTGGTGCCCGAGAAGGAGAGCGACAACGCTCACTGGCAGCGCGGTGATGACGGCGAGATTCACCCCAGCGAGGCGGTGGAGGACAAGATCGCGTTGTCGGACCGCTTTGGCCTGTGGCTGTCGTTTTATCCCTTCACTCAAGAACACTTTCTGGATGTCGTCGAGCATTGGGTTGGCGAGTTGGCCACCAAGGCCGGGCTGCAATGGCAGCGCGACGAAGCGCTCGACATCGAGGCCGTGCGCTGGGCAACCGGCCGTGGCAATCGCAACGGACGTTGCGCGTATCAGTTCGCCCGTTATTGGGTTGGTTTGAAAATGCTGGAGCAACACCCATGA
- a CDS encoding GAF domain-containing protein gives MIDLNTAGEGLDGYRLLAAQLESLLADERDFIANAAQFSAFLYTQLDDLNWAGFYLNRSEELVLGPFQGQIACVRIPFGKGVCGTAAQSRETQRVVDVHEFPGHIACDSASNSELVVPLVKEGRLIGVLDLDSPSVGRFSEEDQAGVEGLAAIFLKYTDC, from the coding sequence ATGATCGATTTGAATACCGCAGGCGAGGGCCTTGATGGCTACCGCCTGCTCGCGGCACAGCTGGAATCCCTTCTGGCGGATGAGCGTGACTTCATTGCGAATGCTGCGCAGTTTTCGGCATTCCTTTATACCCAGCTCGATGATCTGAACTGGGCAGGCTTCTACCTCAATCGCAGTGAAGAGCTGGTGCTGGGCCCGTTTCAAGGGCAGATCGCCTGCGTGCGCATTCCCTTCGGTAAAGGCGTCTGTGGCACTGCTGCGCAAAGTCGCGAAACCCAGCGCGTGGTCGATGTCCATGAGTTTCCCGGACACATCGCCTGCGACAGCGCCTCCAACAGCGAGCTGGTGGTGCCGTTGGTCAAAGAGGGGCGGCTGATTGGCGTTCTGGATCTGGACAGCCCGAGCGTTGGGCGTTTCAGCGAGGAGGATCAGGCGGGGGTTGAGGGGCTGGCGGCTATCTTCTTGAAATATACCGATTGCTGA
- a CDS encoding ABC transporter substrate-binding protein, protein MFAPFPALRRVRTVWLASLLALSFGGATHAAEPLQPLLVANQKSALKVLLEVSGELKDVPYEIKFSEFPSASPLGEALNAGAVDVGALGDAPYVFALGAGASLKVISITHVSGRYTTALIVRDDSPIQSVTDLKGKRIVTGRGSIGHYLAIRALNEAGLKTSDVHFVYLLPSESRLILDNGDADAWATWAPYTTVATQNGARILPSGPDLLTNHSYLAATSKAIADKRVQLDDFVVRLDRAYRWVNDHPAEYAAAQTKVTGLPLAVHLAVNQDTKMERVSIDDGVIKGLQNTADIYQREGILTRHVDVSHGFDPEFNAIRLAAERAANPTNPQAAR, encoded by the coding sequence ATGTTCGCCCCCTTCCCTGCCTTGCGACGCGTCAGAACCGTCTGGCTCGCCAGCTTGCTGGCATTGTCATTCGGCGGCGCCACACATGCCGCCGAACCGCTACAGCCCTTGCTAGTGGCCAACCAGAAATCTGCCTTGAAGGTGCTGCTGGAGGTTTCCGGCGAGCTGAAAGACGTCCCGTATGAAATCAAATTTTCGGAGTTCCCTTCAGCATCGCCATTGGGCGAAGCACTGAATGCCGGCGCGGTCGACGTCGGCGCGCTGGGCGATGCGCCGTACGTGTTCGCCTTGGGCGCGGGCGCCTCGTTGAAGGTCATCAGCATTACCCACGTCAGCGGTCGCTACACCACGGCGCTGATTGTGCGCGATGACTCGCCGATCCAATCTGTCACCGACCTCAAGGGCAAGCGCATCGTCACCGGCCGCGGCTCCATCGGCCACTACCTGGCCATCCGCGCGTTGAACGAAGCGGGACTGAAAACCAGCGACGTCCACTTCGTCTATCTGTTACCCAGTGAATCCCGCCTGATTCTCGATAACGGGGACGCCGATGCGTGGGCCACGTGGGCACCGTACACCACCGTCGCGACGCAGAACGGCGCGCGCATCCTGCCGAGCGGGCCGGACCTGTTGACCAACCATTCCTACCTGGCTGCGACCAGCAAAGCCATCGCCGATAAGCGCGTGCAACTGGATGACTTCGTGGTGCGCCTCGACCGGGCCTATCGCTGGGTCAACGATCACCCTGCCGAATACGCCGCCGCGCAGACCAAGGTCACAGGGCTGCCACTGGCCGTGCATCTGGCCGTCAACCAGGACACAAAAATGGAGCGGGTGAGCATTGACGATGGCGTGATCAAAGGCCTGCAGAACACCGCAGACATCTATCAGCGCGAGGGCATCCTCACCCGGCATGTCGACGTGTCTCACGGTTTCGATCCGGAGTTCAACGCCATTCGCCTGGCCGCCGAGCGCGCTGCCAACCCGACCAATCCGCAAGCTGCGCGCTAA
- a CDS encoding LLM class flavin-dependent oxidoreductase: MSKPRQLKFGAMVHGVGHGWGEWRHPQAQADASTNFHWYKGQARLAEDAKFDFVFIADSLHIHERSSPHYLNRFEPLTLLSALAATTSKIGLVATVTVSYTEPFQVARQLASLDHISGGRAGWNVVTSWLSGTAENFSKDEHPPHAVRYRIAREHVSTVKGLWDSWEDDAFTRNKQTGEFFDRGKLHALNHKGDFFQVKGPLNIARSRQGQPVLFQAGTSEDGRNFAAEYSDAIFVHAESLEEAQAYYADLKRRAIGFGRNPDDLSILPGIRPIVGRDATEVERRYQQAVELVSIEDAIVALGRPFNDHDFSQYPLDAPFPDVGDLGANSQKGGSDRIKQQAREQKLTLRQVALDFSSPRREFVGTPEQVADAIQHWFEHGASDGFIINSLLPDGLKTFTEWVIPVLQQRGLQRSDYNGSTLREHFGLAFPVNRYTAARQAEQTDAEPRYPNAHAQVPA, translated from the coding sequence ATGAGCAAACCTCGTCAACTCAAATTTGGCGCCATGGTCCACGGCGTGGGCCACGGCTGGGGCGAATGGCGCCACCCGCAGGCCCAGGCCGACGCCAGCACTAACTTCCACTGGTACAAGGGCCAGGCCCGATTGGCCGAAGACGCGAAGTTCGACTTCGTATTCATCGCCGACAGCCTGCACATCCACGAGCGATCCAGCCCCCATTACCTCAACCGTTTCGAACCGCTGACCCTTCTGTCGGCGCTGGCAGCGACAACCTCGAAGATCGGCCTGGTGGCCACCGTGACCGTCAGCTATACCGAGCCCTTTCAGGTGGCGCGACAGCTTGCCTCCCTGGACCACATCAGCGGCGGTCGCGCGGGATGGAACGTTGTGACGTCCTGGCTCAGCGGCACGGCGGAAAACTTCAGTAAGGACGAGCACCCGCCCCACGCCGTGCGCTATCGAATCGCCAGGGAGCACGTGTCGACGGTCAAAGGGCTGTGGGACTCGTGGGAAGACGATGCCTTTACCCGCAACAAACAGACCGGCGAGTTTTTCGACCGCGGCAAACTGCACGCCCTGAATCACAAGGGCGACTTCTTTCAGGTCAAGGGCCCGCTGAACATTGCCCGGTCGCGTCAGGGCCAGCCGGTGCTGTTTCAGGCCGGCACTTCCGAGGACGGGCGCAATTTCGCCGCCGAATACTCCGATGCGATATTCGTCCACGCCGAGTCGCTGGAGGAAGCGCAGGCTTACTACGCAGACCTCAAACGACGCGCCATAGGGTTCGGCCGCAACCCGGATGACCTGTCGATCCTGCCGGGAATCCGTCCCATCGTCGGTCGCGATGCCACGGAGGTGGAGCGGCGCTATCAGCAAGCCGTCGAACTGGTGAGTATCGAAGATGCCATCGTCGCGCTGGGCCGGCCGTTCAATGACCACGACTTCAGCCAGTATCCGCTGGATGCGCCATTCCCGGACGTAGGGGATCTGGGTGCCAACAGTCAGAAAGGCGGCTCTGATCGCATCAAGCAGCAGGCGCGGGAGCAAAAACTCACCCTGCGCCAGGTTGCACTGGACTTTTCCAGTCCCCGGCGCGAATTCGTTGGCACACCCGAGCAGGTCGCCGACGCGATCCAGCATTGGTTTGAGCATGGTGCCAGTGACGGCTTCATCATCAATTCGTTGCTGCCGGACGGCCTTAAGACGTTCACCGAATGGGTCATACCTGTCCTTCAGCAGCGCGGTCTGCAGCGCAGCGACTACAACGGCTCGACGTTGCGCGAACACTTCGGTCTGGCCTTTCCGGTCAATCGTTACACCGCCGCACGGCAGGCGGAGCAGACTGATGCAGAGCCCCGTTATCCAAACGCTCATGCGCAGGTTCCGGCATGA
- a CDS encoding hybrid sensor histidine kinase/response regulator — MDIPITHRLSFKQARLTVLIGFVLGTLLSLFQIAIDYASEDASIDREIRSLLQISHNPASRIAYNLDAELAQELTLGLLHSPAVVGARLADNNHVLLASVTRPLAQSPYRMVSDFLFGKSRQFDDVLRLDHMPDESIGTLHLDIDTFAFGSHFLQRAVITLINGFVRSLVLAGLLLALFYFTLTKPLTGMIRALSVRDPRSLNQEAMPCPPGHENDEIGVLVAVTNRQFETVASEFARRQEAEKQLNDHLNELEDIVSARTQQLESINARLSQSNEELQVARSTALDMAHARSAFLANMSHEIRTPLNGLLGMLALSLDGPLSAEQRQQLSIAHDSGKVLVELLNDILDLSKFDAGQVELERIPFDLAALLEDTASLLSQNAAPNVELTCLIDPHFPASVLGDPTRVRQIVSNLLSNALKFTRAGRVDVRLAHYGDRVRIEVCDTGIGIAQDAQAKIFQPFTQAEAAITRQYGGTGLGLTLTHNLTDAMNGQLSIESNLGVGSRFCVDLPLPAHTPPVQWAPLKGKVLVASNANSGLLEMLGRLLPHWGVACQQLETGAAPDADADLLITDCPECLVDIRDASRVPVLLVTAYGNFMPADQVEALAPLQQQARPLPRTVLYQSLARILRIEGQPNTSPEQGMALPAHRAHILLVEDNPVNQLVARGMLSKLGCDVVISSNGAEALQQLEQDHFDLVLMDCNMPVMNGYDATRQIRKNERWSALPIIALTANAMPEEREHCKAAGMSDYLAKPFRREELVALLDQWIPVEQPQ; from the coding sequence ATGGATATTCCGATCACCCACCGGCTGTCTTTCAAACAGGCCCGTTTGACTGTGCTGATCGGCTTTGTATTGGGCACGCTGCTCAGTCTGTTTCAAATCGCGATCGATTATGCCAGCGAAGACGCCTCCATCGATCGTGAAATTCGCTCCCTGCTGCAAATCAGCCACAACCCCGCCTCGCGTATCGCCTACAACCTGGACGCCGAACTCGCGCAAGAGCTGACCCTGGGCCTGCTGCACTCCCCCGCCGTGGTGGGCGCGCGCCTGGCCGACAACAACCATGTCCTTCTCGCCAGCGTCACGCGCCCCTTGGCACAGAGCCCTTACCGAATGGTCAGCGACTTTCTGTTCGGCAAGAGCCGGCAGTTCGACGATGTATTGCGCCTGGATCACATGCCCGACGAGTCGATCGGCACGCTGCATCTGGACATCGACACGTTCGCGTTTGGCAGTCATTTCCTGCAGCGCGCCGTCATTACCCTCATCAATGGATTCGTGCGCAGTCTGGTGCTGGCCGGCCTGCTGCTGGCGCTGTTCTACTTCACCTTGACCAAACCGCTGACCGGGATGATCCGCGCGCTCTCTGTGCGGGACCCGCGAAGCCTGAATCAAGAGGCAATGCCCTGCCCGCCCGGCCACGAAAATGATGAAATCGGCGTGCTGGTAGCGGTCACCAATCGGCAGTTCGAGACGGTGGCCAGCGAGTTCGCCCGGCGGCAGGAGGCTGAAAAGCAGCTCAATGACCACCTCAACGAACTGGAGGACATCGTCTCTGCCCGCACCCAGCAACTCGAATCCATCAACGCCCGGCTCAGCCAGTCCAATGAGGAATTGCAGGTCGCGCGCAGCACGGCCCTGGACATGGCCCATGCAAGGTCAGCCTTTCTGGCGAACATGAGCCATGAAATTCGCACGCCACTGAACGGCCTGCTGGGCATGCTTGCATTGTCTCTGGACGGTCCGCTCAGCGCCGAACAGCGCCAGCAACTGTCTATCGCTCACGATTCGGGCAAGGTGCTGGTTGAACTGCTCAACGACATTCTGGACCTGTCCAAATTCGATGCCGGCCAGGTCGAGCTTGAGCGCATCCCGTTCGACCTCGCCGCGTTGCTTGAAGACACCGCCAGCCTGCTGTCGCAGAACGCAGCGCCGAACGTCGAACTGACCTGCCTGATCGATCCGCACTTCCCGGCTTCGGTGCTGGGCGATCCGACCCGGGTGCGTCAGATCGTCAGCAACCTGTTGTCCAATGCGCTGAAATTCACCCGGGCCGGCCGGGTCGATGTACGCCTCGCGCATTACGGCGACAGGGTGCGCATCGAGGTGTGCGACACCGGCATCGGCATCGCTCAGGACGCGCAAGCGAAGATCTTTCAGCCGTTCACCCAGGCCGAAGCGGCGATCACTCGGCAATACGGTGGGACCGGCCTGGGGCTGACCCTGACGCATAACCTGACCGATGCGATGAATGGTCAATTGAGCATCGAGTCGAACCTCGGCGTTGGCAGCCGCTTTTGCGTCGACCTGCCCTTGCCGGCGCACACTCCACCGGTGCAGTGGGCACCGCTGAAGGGCAAGGTGCTGGTGGCCAGCAACGCCAACAGCGGGTTGCTGGAGATGCTTGGCCGATTGCTCCCGCATTGGGGTGTCGCCTGCCAGCAGCTGGAAACGGGCGCTGCGCCCGACGCAGACGCCGACCTGCTCATCACTGATTGCCCCGAGTGCCTGGTAGACATACGCGATGCCAGTCGCGTGCCGGTGTTGCTGGTGACGGCATACGGCAATTTCATGCCTGCCGATCAAGTCGAGGCGTTGGCCCCGTTGCAGCAACAGGCGCGGCCTCTGCCGCGTACCGTGCTTTATCAAAGCCTGGCGCGGATCCTCCGAATCGAAGGCCAGCCCAACACCAGCCCCGAGCAAGGCATGGCGCTGCCCGCACATCGCGCGCACATCCTGCTGGTGGAAGACAACCCGGTGAATCAACTGGTAGCCAGAGGCATGCTCAGCAAGCTGGGGTGCGATGTTGTGATCAGCAGCAACGGTGCCGAGGCCCTGCAGCAACTTGAGCAGGATCACTTCGACCTGGTGTTGATGGATTGCAACATGCCGGTCATGAATGGGTACGACGCCACGCGGCAGATCAGAAAGAACGAGCGATGGTCCGCTCTGCCGATCATCGCGCTGACGGCCAACGCGATGCCGGAAGAACGAGAGCATTGCAAGGCCGCCGGCATGAGCGACTACCTGGCCAAGCCGTTTCGACGCGAAGAACTGGTGGCACTGCTGGACCAGTGGATCCCCGTTGAGCAGCCCCAATAA